One segment of Arvicanthis niloticus isolate mArvNil1 chromosome 5, mArvNil1.pat.X, whole genome shotgun sequence DNA contains the following:
- the Kncn gene encoding kinocilin isoform X2, whose amino-acid sequence MDIPISTRDFRCLQLACVALGLVAGSIIIGVSVSKAAAAVGGIFLGAAGLGLLIFAYPFLKARFNLDHILPAIDGTLGCSHPAGNLRIHPNSGPDHGEGRPSNNSSKEGARSSLSTVTRTLEKLKPGGRGTEEG is encoded by the exons ATGGATATCCCCATTAGCACCAGAGACTTCCGCTGCCTGCAGCTGGCCTGTGTGGCCCTCGGCTTGGTGGCCGGCAGCATCATCATCGGTGTCTCCGTGTCTAAGGCTGCCGCTGCTGTGGGTGGTATCTTTCTTGGTGCTGCTGGACTTG GGCTCCTCATCTTCGCCTACCCCTTTCTGAAGGCTCGGTTCAACCTGGACCACATCCTACCTGCCATAG ATGGGACTTTGGGGTGCTCTCATCCTGCAGGAAACCTGAGAATCCATCCTAACTCAGGACCAGACCATGGGGAGGGAAGACCTAGCAACAACAGCAGTAAGGAAG GAGCCCGCAGCAGCCTGTCCACGGTGACCAGAACCCTGGAGAAGCTGAAGCCTGGAGGCCGGGGAACTGAGGAGGGCTAA
- the Kncn gene encoding kinocilin isoform X1 translates to MDIPISTRDFRCLQLACVALGLVAGSIIIGVSVSKAAAAVGGIFLGAAGLGLLIFAYPFLKARFNLDHILPAIGNLRIHPNSGPDHGEGRPSNNSSKEGARSSLSTVTRTLEKLKPGGRGTEEG, encoded by the exons ATGGATATCCCCATTAGCACCAGAGACTTCCGCTGCCTGCAGCTGGCCTGTGTGGCCCTCGGCTTGGTGGCCGGCAGCATCATCATCGGTGTCTCCGTGTCTAAGGCTGCCGCTGCTGTGGGTGGTATCTTTCTTGGTGCTGCTGGACTTG GGCTCCTCATCTTCGCCTACCCCTTTCTGAAGGCTCGGTTCAACCTGGACCACATCCTACCTGCCATAG GAAACCTGAGAATCCATCCTAACTCAGGACCAGACCATGGGGAGGGAAGACCTAGCAACAACAGCAGTAAGGAAG GAGCCCGCAGCAGCCTGTCCACGGTGACCAGAACCCTGGAGAAGCTGAAGCCTGGAGGCCGGGGAACTGAGGAGGGCTAA